TTGTTGCTCCACGCTTTCCATTAAATAAAATCACACCCAAACTCATTAATTCAATTGCAGTGCATTAAGGAAGAGATCAATTATAGTTTGAATTCTGTTACAATGTCTtctgatattgatatttcttaCCCTTTCAATTTCATTGATGTTGTTCAAGAGGATTTCAACAATTCTCTCGACCCTTTTTCCtcttgtttcttttctttttcttcttcttcttcttccccAACCAACAACCATATACTACCCCTAACAAATTCCTCTGCTTTGGATGAGTCTAGAGTGAAAACAGAGGAATATTGCCAAATGAGTGTTGAAGATTACCCCAACAAACACCACTTTCTTTCTCACAGTTGTAGTGGTGATGAAACTGATCAAAGTGCTTCCAAGTTAATGCAAAGGAGGAGTTATAGCTGTAACAATTTTCATGACAAACCTGATTTTCCCTTTGAAGCTAATTACCATAACACCCTCATGGATTCCCCAGATTTTCAATGGCATGAATTCAACTCCCCTGAAAATAGTTTCTTCTCTGGACA
This region of Cicer arietinum cultivar CDC Frontier isolate Library 1 chromosome 8, Cicar.CDCFrontier_v2.0, whole genome shotgun sequence genomic DNA includes:
- the LOC101493593 gene encoding uncharacterized protein, whose product is MSSDIDISYPFNFIDVVQEDFNNSLDPFSSCFFSFSSSSSSPTNNHILPLTNSSALDESRVKTEEYCQMSVEDYPNKHHFLSHSCSGDETDQSASKLMQRRSYSCNNFHDKPDFPFEANYHNTLMDSPDFQWHEFNSPENSFFSGQMRRACSAGDLQNMKTIVTHESQTEEANFKVGRYSAEERKEKISKYRAKRSQRKFNKIIKYACRKTLADNRTRIRGRFARNDETNDIPKPQSSKIDEYQQEFWVDLIEGLNDEYLL